A DNA window from Sphingopyxis macrogoltabida contains the following coding sequences:
- the cpdR gene encoding cell cycle two-component system response regulator CpdR, with protein sequence MIRILLAEDDDVMREYLARALTSAGYHVTAVDRGTEAVPYIDSGTFDLLLSDIVMPEMDGIELAQHTAKVAPQTQVMFITGFAAVSLRAEENVPQAKLLSKPFHLKDLVREVDNLFGRADRSSQQ encoded by the coding sequence ATGATTCGCATTTTGCTGGCCGAAGACGACGATGTGATGCGCGAGTATCTGGCGCGGGCGCTGACCAGCGCCGGTTACCATGTCACCGCGGTCGACCGCGGCACCGAAGCCGTCCCCTATATCGATTCGGGTACCTTCGACCTGCTGCTGTCCGATATCGTCATGCCCGAAATGGACGGGATCGAACTCGCCCAGCATACGGCCAAGGTCGCGCCGCAGACACAGGTCATGTTCATCACGGGCTTCGCCGCGGTATCGCTGCGCGCCGAAGAAAATGTGCCGCAGGCGAAATTGCTGTCGAAGCCTTTCCACCTCAAGGATCTGGTGCGCGAGGTCGACAATCTGTTCGGCCGGGCCGACCGGTCGAGCCAACAATAA
- a CDS encoding SDR family oxidoreductase, with translation MSTFRDDLLAGKTAFVAGGTSGINLGIAKRFAELGAKVAVAGRDPEKAQRAAAEIGHDAIGLSGDVRDYGAIRGVMETVADKLGPMDIVISGAAGNFLAPVLGMSSNAFRTVVDIDLNGTFNVFRGCHDLLNRPGASLIAITAGQAVNASALQAHACAAKAGINQLIRVLALEWGPDVRVNGISPGPIEGTEGMARLAPDAASRQAHYDRIAMKRWGEIGEVAESAVFLCSPAAGYITGTILDCDGGSQIGDASRGDLAKGMA, from the coding sequence ATGAGTACGTTTCGCGACGACTTGCTGGCGGGCAAGACGGCCTTCGTGGCCGGCGGGACCAGCGGTATCAACCTCGGCATCGCGAAGCGTTTCGCCGAACTGGGCGCGAAAGTCGCCGTAGCGGGCCGCGATCCGGAAAAGGCGCAGCGCGCAGCGGCGGAGATCGGGCACGACGCGATCGGCCTGTCGGGCGACGTGCGCGATTATGGGGCGATTCGCGGCGTGATGGAAACCGTCGCCGACAAGCTCGGGCCGATGGATATCGTCATATCGGGGGCGGCGGGAAATTTCCTCGCGCCGGTGCTCGGCATGTCGTCGAACGCCTTTCGCACCGTGGTCGACATCGATCTCAACGGCACCTTCAATGTCTTCCGCGGCTGTCACGATCTGCTCAATCGGCCGGGCGCGTCGCTGATCGCGATCACGGCGGGGCAAGCGGTCAACGCCTCGGCGCTGCAGGCGCATGCCTGCGCCGCGAAGGCCGGGATCAACCAGCTCATCCGCGTCCTCGCCCTCGAATGGGGCCCCGACGTCCGCGTGAACGGCATCTCGCCGGGGCCGATCGAGGGAACCGAGGGCATGGCACGGCTCGCACCCGATGCCGCCTCGCGGCAGGCGCATTACGACCGGATCGCGATGAAGCGCTGGGGCGAAATCGGCGAGGTCGCCGAATCGGCGGTGTTTCTCTGCTCGCCGGCCGCCGGCTATATCACCGGCACGATCCTCGATTGCGACGGCGGCAGCCAGATCGGCGACGCCTCGCGCGGCGATCTGGCAAAGGGAATGGCCTGA
- a CDS encoding alpha/beta fold hydrolase has product MASGPTSNSFISQRLKLHYADWGNQDAPPLLLVHGGRDHCRSWDWVAERLTDRYHIIAPDLRGHGDSAWSPDGNYEMGAFVYDLAQLIHQLDLAPVTIVAHSMGGNIATRYTGLYPGNVKKLVSIEGLGPSPAVQEERAKTSFDERMRQWIGDKRQAAGRSPKRYATLDDALARMAAENSYLTPEQARHLTIHGINRNEDGSWSWKFDNYLNIWTIFDMPQDDLHRLWANITCPTLLLYGADSWASNPEKDGRIEHFSTAKVIEFENAGHWLHHDQFDRFMSTLDEFL; this is encoded by the coding sequence ATGGCAAGCGGCCCCACTTCGAACAGCTTCATTTCGCAGCGGCTGAAGCTCCACTATGCCGATTGGGGCAATCAGGACGCGCCGCCGCTCTTGCTCGTCCACGGCGGGCGCGACCATTGCAGGAGCTGGGACTGGGTCGCCGAGCGATTGACCGACCGCTATCACATCATCGCGCCCGACCTTCGCGGCCATGGCGACAGCGCCTGGTCGCCCGACGGCAATTACGAGATGGGCGCGTTCGTCTATGACCTCGCCCAATTGATCCACCAGCTCGACCTTGCGCCGGTGACGATCGTCGCGCATTCGATGGGCGGCAATATCGCGACGCGCTATACCGGCCTCTATCCCGGCAATGTGAAGAAGCTGGTGTCGATCGAAGGCCTCGGTCCCTCACCCGCGGTGCAGGAAGAGCGGGCAAAGACGTCGTTCGACGAACGCATGCGGCAATGGATCGGCGACAAAAGGCAGGCGGCGGGGCGCTCACCGAAGCGTTATGCGACGCTCGACGACGCGCTCGCCCGGATGGCGGCGGAGAATAGCTATCTGACGCCCGAACAGGCGCGCCACCTGACCATCCACGGCATCAACCGCAACGAGGACGGAAGCTGGAGCTGGAAGTTCGACAATTATCTGAACATCTGGACGATCTTCGACATGCCGCAGGACGATCTGCACCGGCTGTGGGCGAACATCACCTGCCCGACATTGCTGCTGTACGGCGCCGATAGCTGGGCATCGAACCCCGAGAAGGACGGGCGGATCGAACATTTCAGCACCGCGAAAGTGATCGAGTTCGAAAATGCCGGACACTGGCTCCACCACGACCAGTTCGACCGGTTCATGTCCACGCTAGACGAATTCCTCTAA
- a CDS encoding energy transducer TonB produces the protein MAYTGQISARQRIAAGSGALLAVAAVGFGLVTGLDLHVVRKLSETITAIAIPAPKPPPETVVPPEKPSKAASGKAAPANRHAKAAAVVAPKPKIPPPVPPPVAAASHAGTGNDASAGAAPIAGPGSGAGGTGDGTGAGGTGNGTGSGGTRPVWRSGRIDDDDYPATASRAKIGGEVETLFTILPTGRVTGCRVTRSSGDASLDATTCRLIEKRFRFRPATNANGEPIASQYGWRQSWWLERRR, from the coding sequence ATGGCCTATACGGGGCAGATTTCAGCACGGCAGCGGATCGCGGCAGGAAGCGGCGCCTTGCTGGCGGTCGCCGCAGTCGGCTTCGGGCTGGTGACCGGGCTGGACCTCCATGTCGTTCGCAAGCTGAGCGAAACGATTACGGCGATCGCGATCCCGGCACCGAAACCGCCTCCTGAAACGGTCGTGCCGCCGGAAAAGCCCAGCAAAGCGGCGAGCGGCAAGGCTGCGCCGGCCAACCGCCACGCGAAGGCTGCGGCGGTCGTCGCGCCGAAACCCAAGATCCCGCCCCCGGTGCCGCCGCCCGTGGCGGCCGCCTCGCATGCCGGCACCGGCAACGACGCGTCGGCGGGAGCGGCGCCGATCGCAGGCCCCGGTTCCGGCGCCGGCGGGACCGGCGACGGGACGGGGGCCGGCGGCACGGGCAATGGCACCGGCTCGGGTGGCACGCGCCCGGTCTGGCGCAGCGGCCGGATCGACGACGACGATTATCCGGCCACGGCGAGCCGGGCGAAGATCGGCGGCGAAGTCGAGACTCTCTTCACCATCCTGCCGACCGGGCGCGTGACCGGGTGCCGGGTGACGCGGTCGAGCGGCGATGCCTCGCTCGACGCCACGACCTGCCGCCTGATCGAAAAGCGCTTTCGTTTCAGGCCAGCGACAAATGCGAACGGCGAACCCATCGCCAGCCAATATGGCTGGCGGCAAAGCTGGTGGCTCGAACGACGACGCTGA
- a CDS encoding TonB-dependent receptor, producing the protein MKQSTSATFLALSCVGSLVSAPAMAANVDEAQDAPGTRSDIVVSGTLATEVESPKATAPIVDTPQTVTVVSQEQLRQQNLLTLRDALSTIPGITFGAGEGGGGYGDSINLRGYSANNDLTIDGVRDSAQYSRTDPFNLQQIEVYNGANSVFNGSGSVGGTINLVSKIPFARNATTVQGAVGTDNYYRGAIDSNWRLNDLIAVRINAMYHENDVPGRDVESFKRWGVAPSITIGVDSDTSLTLAYIHQDDNNTPVFGVPFYLSGVNDGPLPGVDDSDYFGIANLDKQKTKVDRLTATFRHAFSDNVSIRNLTRWQRVHQLSQTSAPQGVFCLANGLQPIGTGPDSTVGAPCPAGQDAPGFYYPAGPRGLVRDQVNDLLHNQTDLTILSGAKGGFFNTLVIGASYSQEDYSIETAQLLRNPGGALPNPAQPPINLSNPNTVWTGPVNYVRTGNSYGDTRNWAIYAFDTLEISPMFEINAGVRYENARNIFRADTVTTPVTGAVYTRGADQVSDENLFSYRIGAVFHPIENVSLYAAYGNAKTPTSATVRAGCGLPAAPGAADPCAVAPEKARNIEFGAKAELADKKLLLTAALFRNERTNFRVPSNDPAQPASLQVLDGRSRVDGVALGLTGNITPKWAVFANYTYLDSKVKQSVSDFCLESGCVDPQAGDRLIQTPKHSGSLFTTYAFPFGLQVGYGLSYQGKFATNQRNALQRTQFMVDDYLIHRLFASYDFKNGLVAQVNVSNVTNEDYYTGVRNNANATTGIITGGWATPGDSRSAVFSLFYNF; encoded by the coding sequence GTGAAGCAGTCCACATCCGCCACTTTCCTCGCACTGTCGTGCGTCGGCAGCCTCGTCAGCGCCCCGGCCATGGCCGCCAATGTCGACGAAGCTCAGGATGCACCGGGTACTCGCAGCGACATCGTCGTGAGCGGCACGCTGGCGACCGAAGTCGAATCGCCCAAGGCGACCGCGCCGATCGTCGACACGCCACAGACGGTCACGGTGGTTTCGCAGGAACAGCTCCGCCAGCAGAATTTGCTGACGCTGCGCGACGCGCTGTCGACGATCCCCGGTATCACCTTCGGCGCCGGCGAAGGCGGCGGCGGTTATGGCGACTCGATCAACCTGCGCGGCTATTCGGCGAACAACGACCTCACGATCGACGGCGTCCGCGACAGCGCTCAGTATAGCCGCACCGATCCCTTCAACCTCCAGCAGATCGAAGTCTACAACGGCGCCAATTCGGTGTTCAACGGATCGGGCAGCGTCGGCGGCACGATCAACCTCGTCAGCAAGATCCCCTTCGCCCGCAACGCCACGACGGTGCAGGGCGCGGTCGGCACCGACAATTATTACCGCGGCGCGATCGACAGCAACTGGCGCCTCAACGATCTGATCGCGGTCCGCATCAACGCGATGTATCATGAGAACGACGTGCCCGGCCGCGACGTCGAAAGCTTCAAGCGCTGGGGCGTCGCGCCGTCGATCACGATCGGCGTCGACAGCGACACCAGCCTGACGCTCGCCTATATCCATCAGGACGATAACAACACGCCGGTCTTTGGCGTCCCCTTCTACCTCAGCGGCGTCAACGACGGCCCGCTGCCGGGCGTCGACGACAGCGACTATTTCGGCATCGCCAACCTCGACAAGCAGAAGACCAAGGTCGACCGCCTGACCGCGACCTTCCGCCATGCGTTCAGCGACAACGTGTCGATCCGCAACCTGACGCGCTGGCAGCGCGTCCACCAGCTGAGCCAGACGAGCGCACCGCAGGGCGTCTTCTGCCTCGCGAATGGCCTTCAGCCGATCGGCACCGGCCCGGACTCGACCGTCGGCGCGCCCTGCCCCGCCGGTCAGGATGCCCCCGGCTTCTATTACCCGGCGGGCCCGCGCGGCCTCGTCCGCGACCAGGTCAACGACCTGCTCCACAACCAGACCGACCTGACGATCCTCAGTGGCGCCAAGGGCGGTTTCTTCAACACCCTCGTCATCGGCGCTTCCTACAGTCAGGAAGATTATTCGATCGAGACCGCGCAGCTTCTCCGCAATCCGGGCGGCGCGCTGCCGAACCCGGCGCAGCCGCCGATCAACCTGTCGAACCCGAACACGGTGTGGACCGGCCCGGTCAATTATGTCCGCACCGGCAACAGCTATGGCGACACGCGCAACTGGGCGATCTATGCCTTCGACACGCTCGAAATCTCGCCGATGTTCGAAATCAACGCGGGCGTGCGGTATGAAAATGCCCGCAACATCTTCCGCGCCGATACGGTGACCACGCCGGTAACTGGCGCGGTCTATACCCGCGGTGCCGACCAGGTCAGCGACGAGAATCTCTTCTCCTATCGCATCGGCGCGGTGTTCCACCCGATCGAGAACGTCAGCCTCTATGCCGCCTATGGCAACGCCAAGACGCCGACCTCGGCAACGGTCCGCGCGGGCTGCGGCCTGCCCGCCGCGCCCGGAGCCGCCGATCCTTGCGCCGTTGCCCCAGAAAAGGCGCGCAACATCGAGTTCGGCGCGAAGGCCGAACTGGCCGACAAGAAGTTGCTTCTCACGGCTGCGCTGTTCCGCAACGAACGCACCAATTTCCGCGTTCCGTCGAACGATCCGGCCCAGCCCGCCTCGCTGCAGGTGCTCGACGGCCGCTCGCGCGTCGACGGCGTGGCACTCGGCTTGACCGGCAACATCACGCCCAAATGGGCGGTGTTCGCCAATTACACTTACCTCGACAGCAAGGTGAAGCAGAGCGTGTCGGACTTCTGCCTCGAAAGTGGATGCGTCGATCCGCAGGCGGGCGACCGCCTGATCCAGACGCCGAAGCATTCGGGCAGCCTGTTCACCACCTATGCCTTCCCCTTCGGGCTGCAGGTCGGCTACGGCCTCAGCTATCAGGGCAAGTTCGCGACCAACCAGCGCAACGCGCTGCAGCGGACGCAGTTCATGGTCGACGATTATCTGATCCACCGGCTCTTTGCGTCGTACGATTTCAAGAACGGTCTCGTGGCGCAGGTGAACGTCAGCAACGTGACGAACGAGGATTATTACACCGGCGTTCGCAACAATGCGAATGCGACGACGGGGATCATCACCGGCGGCTGGGCCACCCCCGGCGACTCGCGTTCGGCGGTGTTCAGCCTCTTCTATAACTTCTGA
- a CDS encoding Fe2+-dependent dioxygenase produces MIRIIPDVLDADGVAKLRAILDAAQWIDGNETSGPQAALAKRNEQLPEFGEAAAEAGRLVLDALGRSPLFIATALPLKIYPPYFNRYAGGESFGDHIDNAIRMRRGSDFRLRSDLSATLFLADPDSYEGGGLIVEGMAEAPGIKLPAGHLVLYPATTVHRVEPVTSGARVASFFWIQSMVRDQGQRNLLFDLDMGVQGAAAAMGQGDATVVRLTGVYHNLLRRWADS; encoded by the coding sequence ATGATCCGGATCATCCCCGATGTGCTCGACGCCGATGGCGTCGCAAAACTCCGCGCCATCCTCGACGCCGCGCAGTGGATCGACGGCAACGAAACCTCGGGCCCGCAGGCCGCGCTTGCCAAGCGCAACGAACAGCTCCCCGAATTCGGCGAGGCGGCGGCAGAGGCCGGACGGCTGGTGCTCGATGCGCTGGGCCGCAGCCCGCTGTTCATCGCCACCGCGCTGCCGCTCAAAATCTATCCGCCCTATTTCAATCGCTACGCCGGCGGCGAAAGCTTCGGCGACCATATCGACAACGCGATCCGCATGCGCCGCGGCAGCGATTTCCGGCTGCGCAGCGACCTGTCGGCGACACTCTTCCTCGCCGACCCCGACAGTTACGAGGGCGGCGGGCTGATCGTCGAAGGCATGGCGGAGGCGCCGGGCATCAAGCTGCCGGCGGGCCATCTTGTGCTTTACCCCGCGACCACCGTGCACCGGGTCGAGCCAGTAACGTCCGGCGCGCGCGTCGCGAGCTTCTTCTGGATCCAGTCGATGGTGCGCGACCAGGGACAGCGCAACCTGCTGTTCGACCTCGACATGGGGGTGCAGGGCGCAGCGGCAGCGATGGGTCAAGGCGATGCGACGGTCGTGCGCCTGACCGGCGTCTATCACAACCTTTTGCGCCGCTGGGCCGACAGCTAG
- a CDS encoding FAD:protein FMN transferase, translated as MGTSWSLQAVSPPAATRHGVQAALDLVVAQMSQWERDSNLSRFNRVAPGSWHVIPAELARVIEAALEIGRASGGAFDPGLGQLTEAWGFGSRGPVGNVPDFPEASAGRGIEFDPDGPRIRREAGAALDLSGIAKGYGVDLAAEWLLDMGVRHFLLEVGGELRGEGIRPDGQPWWVDTEVPPATPVAPYRIALHDLSVATSGNYRRGFAAGGRYYSHSFDPRTGRPIVSEVTSVTVLHRSCMMADGWATALTVLGPAAAIALADDQQLAAFILAGKNEYLSRAWREMLD; from the coding sequence ATGGGCACGAGCTGGTCGCTGCAGGCGGTGTCGCCGCCGGCAGCGACACGGCATGGCGTGCAAGCCGCGCTCGACCTCGTTGTCGCCCAGATGAGCCAGTGGGAGCGCGATTCCAACCTGTCGCGCTTCAACCGCGTTGCGCCTGGTAGCTGGCATGTGATCCCGGCCGAATTGGCGAGAGTGATAGAGGCGGCGTTGGAGATCGGTCGCGCCAGCGGCGGCGCGTTCGATCCGGGCCTTGGCCAACTGACCGAAGCTTGGGGCTTTGGCAGCCGCGGCCCCGTCGGCAATGTGCCCGATTTTCCGGAAGCATCGGCGGGGCGGGGGATCGAGTTCGATCCCGACGGCCCGCGCATCCGGCGCGAAGCGGGGGCGGCCCTCGACCTGTCGGGAATCGCCAAGGGCTATGGCGTCGACCTTGCCGCCGAATGGCTCCTTGATATGGGGGTCCGGCATTTCCTGCTTGAGGTCGGCGGAGAGTTGCGCGGGGAGGGGATTCGTCCCGACGGTCAGCCGTGGTGGGTCGATACCGAAGTGCCCCCCGCGACGCCGGTCGCGCCCTATCGTATCGCACTGCACGATCTGTCGGTCGCGACCTCGGGCAATTATCGGCGCGGCTTCGCGGCCGGCGGGCGATATTATTCGCACAGCTTCGATCCGCGGACCGGCCGCCCGATCGTCAGCGAGGTGACCTCGGTCACCGTATTGCACCGTAGCTGCATGATGGCCGATGGCTGGGCGACCGCGCTGACTGTGCTGGGGCCGGCGGCGGCGATCGCGCTGGCCGACGACCAGCAGCTTGCCGCCTTCATCCTTGCCGGGAAAAATGAGTATCTGTCGCGCGCGTGGCGCGAGATGCTGGACTAG
- a CDS encoding DUF4198 domain-containing protein gives MKKQIWGFAATVALVALAAVPASAHRQWMMPSSTVLSGDDVWVTVDAAVSNDLFYFEHQPMRLDALKAWAPDGSEAVIENKATGRYRSTFDVHLTQKGTWRIASVSDGLIGSYDLNGKTERLPRGTTTANLAEKIPAGATNVKTAESNNRNEIFVTVGEPTTTLFKPTGKGIELVPVTHPNDLFAGEAATFQFLLDGKPAAGLPVTLIPGGIRYRDQLGQVDLKTDAEGKVEVTWPEPGMYWLNVTTPQAEGAVEGAPPPITRRASYVTTLEVMAP, from the coding sequence ATGAAAAAGCAAATTTGGGGTTTCGCGGCGACCGTCGCACTGGTCGCGCTGGCGGCGGTTCCGGCGAGTGCGCATCGCCAGTGGATGATGCCGTCGTCGACGGTGCTGTCGGGCGACGATGTGTGGGTGACGGTCGACGCTGCGGTGTCGAACGATCTCTTCTATTTCGAGCATCAGCCGATGCGTCTCGATGCGCTGAAGGCGTGGGCGCCCGATGGCAGCGAGGCAGTGATCGAGAACAAGGCGACTGGCCGCTATCGCAGCACCTTCGACGTTCACCTGACGCAGAAGGGGACCTGGCGTATCGCATCGGTGTCCGATGGCCTGATCGGCAGCTATGATCTGAACGGCAAGACCGAGCGCCTGCCGCGCGGGACGACCACCGCGAACCTTGCCGAAAAGATCCCGGCGGGTGCGACCAATGTGAAGACCGCCGAATCGAACAATCGCAACGAGATTTTCGTGACCGTCGGCGAGCCGACGACGACGCTGTTCAAGCCCACGGGCAAGGGTATCGAACTGGTGCCGGTGACGCATCCCAACGACTTGTTCGCGGGCGAGGCGGCGACCTTCCAGTTCCTGCTCGACGGTAAGCCTGCGGCCGGGCTGCCGGTGACACTGATCCCCGGCGGTATCCGCTACCGCGACCAACTGGGGCAGGTCGATCTCAAGACCGACGCCGAAGGCAAGGTCGAAGTCACCTGGCCCGAACCGGGCATGTACTGGCTCAACGTGACCACCCCGCAGGCCGAGGGCGCCGTCGAGGGCGCGCCGCCGCCGATCACCCGCCGCGCGAGCTATGTCACGACGCTCGAGGTGATGGCGCCCTGA
- a CDS encoding DUF2271 domain-containing protein, which yields MQLPYRIVLSVGAGATLAVPALAADPGTMDVTIAIPRLKVAEYHKPYVAIWVEKAGAKAKTVAVWYDHDMKANEGTKWLRDVRQWWRASGRSMSFPANGITGATRAPGTHKISFTRAQLGAQAAGQYTLVIEAAREVGGRELLRVPFTWPAKAGAGGRAAGTTELGAVSVAFR from the coding sequence GTGCAGCTGCCTTATCGTATCGTCCTGTCCGTCGGCGCCGGCGCGACGCTCGCCGTGCCCGCGCTCGCTGCCGACCCGGGCACGATGGACGTCACCATCGCTATCCCGCGGCTGAAGGTCGCCGAATATCACAAACCCTATGTCGCGATCTGGGTCGAAAAGGCGGGCGCAAAGGCGAAGACGGTCGCGGTCTGGTACGACCATGACATGAAGGCGAACGAGGGCACCAAATGGCTGCGCGACGTTCGCCAGTGGTGGCGCGCATCGGGACGGTCGATGAGCTTTCCCGCCAACGGCATCACCGGCGCGACGCGGGCGCCTGGAACGCACAAAATCTCTTTCACGCGGGCGCAACTCGGCGCGCAGGCGGCAGGCCAGTACACGCTGGTCATCGAAGCGGCGCGCGAAGTGGGCGGCCGCGAATTGCTCCGCGTTCCCTTTACCTGGCCGGCGAAGGCCGGCGCAGGCGGACGCGCGGCAGGAACGACAGAATTGGGCGCCGTGTCGGTCGCTTTCCGCTGA